Proteins co-encoded in one Myxococcales bacterium genomic window:
- a CDS encoding DUF5610 domain-containing protein has product MAVNAINSAVQIETLLPKSTKKTTDTTKSTSIPLNDVVAKRDTTFAFKVYTQETLSKVAAVAKQAADMLGVDLNTVDASPEATADRITSFVFGMYSTYRKQHSELTDEEALDKYEKVIGRAIDKGYNEALKILDGLGVNDETTMAGIHKTHELIFQKLDSFFSEQRSLLAQATESLEAAEA; this is encoded by the coding sequence ATGGCTGTGAACGCGATCAATAGTGCGGTTCAGATCGAGACCTTGCTTCCCAAATCAACCAAAAAAACCACGGATACGACCAAATCCACTTCCATCCCGCTCAATGACGTGGTCGCCAAGCGGGATACGACCTTCGCCTTCAAGGTTTACACCCAGGAAACGCTGTCGAAGGTGGCCGCGGTGGCCAAGCAGGCGGCCGACATGCTCGGCGTCGACCTCAACACCGTCGATGCCTCGCCGGAGGCGACCGCCGACCGGATCACCAGCTTCGTGTTCGGCATGTATTCCACCTATCGCAAGCAGCACAGCGAACTGACCGACGAGGAAGCGCTCGACAAGTACGAAAAGGTCATCGGCCGGGCCATCGACAAGGGCTACAACGAGGCCCTGAAGATCCTCGACGGCCTGGGTGTGAACGACGAAACGACCATGGCGGGCATTCACAAGACCCACGAATTGATTTTCCAGAAGCTCGATTCGTTTTTCAGCGAGCAGCGTTCGCTGCTGGCGCAGGCAACCGAATCGCTGGAAGCCGCCGAGGCGTAA